The Oncorhynchus gorbuscha isolate QuinsamMale2020 ecotype Even-year linkage group LG06, OgorEven_v1.0, whole genome shotgun sequence sequence attgtttccatgtgtctgatatgtgtttgataccattccattgattccatttaAGCCATTACAATGAACCTGTCCTCATATATCTCCTCCCACCATGCTTCTCTGATTTAATTACAATTACCCTGTTTCCCCTCACCTTTCTACATGAGCAGATGGTTGGGGCCCACTCAGCAGCGATGAAGCCCACTGTGATGTTCCACTAGGCTGGGCACCAGCAGAGAGAccaagagggagcgagagactcTCTGGCTGAGACATAGGACATCAGTATCCTATCCTTCTACTGGATTATGGTTATGGTAACAGAGGTGGTTCTGAAATGAGTGCTGTCAGAGAGGAAAAAGCAAAGCAAGAAGTTTTACTCACCCCAAAATCTGTCCACGAAAATAAGCCCACGAAGTGTGGAATTTTTGTATTGAGGTCAATGACAGggtcgaatttggtcaacaacatTTTTTATTGCTAATCCTACGTAAGGCTTTTTGATAGTATATACATTTTGTAATCATTAGGTTGTTATGAATGCACTGATAtatgagagacgcaaactcggtctcaacatttaagtctttattgaagactcgtctcttcagtaggtcctttgattgagtgtagtccagcccaggagtgtgaaggtgaactgaaaggcactggagcaacgaaccacccttgctgtctctgcttggccagttcccctctctccactgggattctctgcctcaaaacctattacaggggctgagtcactagcttactggtgctcttccatcctgtccctaggaggggtgcgtcacttgagtgggttgagtcactgacgtgatcttcctgtccaggttggctcccccccttgggttgtgccatggcggagatatatgtgggctatactcagccttgtctcaggatggtaagttggtggttgaagatatccctataGTGTTGTGGGGGctttgctttggcaaagtgagtggggttatatcctgcctgtttggccctgtccgggggtctcatcagatggggtcacagtgtctcctgacccctcctgtctctgcctccagtatttatgctgcaatagtttgtgttggggggggctagggtcagtctgttatatctggtgtatttctcctgtcttatctggtgtcctgtgtgaatttaagtatgctctctctaattctctatttttctctctctttctttctgggccctaggactacctggcctgatgactccttgctgttcccagtccacctggccgtgctgctgctccagtttcaactgttctgcctgcggctatggaaccctgacctgttcaccggatgtgctaccggtcccagacctgctgttttcaactctctagagacagcaggagcagtagagatactctgaatgatcggctatgaaaagccaactgacatttcctcctgaggtgctgacctgttgcaccctcgtcAACCACTGcgatgattattatttgaccctgctggtcatctataaacattttaacatcttggccatgttctgttatattctccacccggcacagccagaagaggactggccacccctcagcctggttcctctctaggtttcttcctcggttctggcctttctagagtttttttctagccaccgtgcttctagccacctgcattgcttgctgtttggggtttaggctgggtttctgtaaagcattttgtgacatcagctgatgtaagaagggctttataaatacatttgattgattgatataagTGGACCCACATGGTATTTCGGAAACTTTGCAACAAAAAACTATTTGCGTGCCTGTTTTCAGAGATAGATAGGACTCATCATGGCTATAACCCATTTTAGCATGGACATTGCCCTTCAcaattttaaagtagtcaactgggtggggattcctatgagtTGGGAGTAATCAGCCAATTAAGAAGAAAAGGTTcaactttaaaatggagatagcctCAATGGCGCTGACCATGCTTTCACAGACACTATAATTGTACAGATACAAATATGAGTCCTCGATATATCTCTATAGCCTGTTGTTCACACACGTATCTGCCCTTCCaatggctagaatggtcccacctgatcacgcctcctccatccttctctatatctttgaggacatgtatttcaATTGTTGGAGAGGTCACTTGACTGTAATGTCAATGCAACAGACAATCTTTGGTGTTTGTTACAAAATGGCCACCGCACTAAAGTAAATCAAAGCAAAAATGTAGGCTGCTAGGGAGATTGTGACGAATGTAGGCTACACCTCACTGGATATCACTATCTGTGGAACATACCCTTTCTCCTTTCCCCATTACCATCATTAAGCAAGGCTCCTAATACTGTATCTTTGTTTAAGTTGTGTGGCCCTCTGTGCGCAACCTAGTATAAAGATACATATTCTTGGAACCAATGGTGCAACCACACTCTCTCTCATCGCAGGGTTTCGAAAATGCTGCAAGCCTGCATTCCTTCCCCTCACTTGCGTTTGAATGGGGTCTGGGGGTAGAATGGATGCTAGGAAACAAACACCGAGCCAAGCGCAGCTCTGAGCATGATGGTCAGCATCATATTTGGACAAGTTAAGGGCCAAAGGAAACAGCTTGGAATGAGAGCTATGAAATCTCTGGCAACAGTGAGGAAAAGCAGTTCAGTAGTTTGAGAGAAGTCAGGGGTATGGGAGGGGTGGGCTGAGCTTCTGAAGTTCCTGGTAAGATGATCTGATTTGGAGATGGGAGGGGGGTTACCTAACACTGGATTGGCCGGCGTGCTGCTGTCCTCCTGGTTATGCAATAATgccatacaggtaactgccaaaataatggaaactcgagtatgaaaaatgtatgcactcatgacggtaagtcgctctgtataagagcgtctgctaaagttatttgttttatttaacctttaactaggcaagtctaaAATGAccaaatgacaaaaatgtaaatgtaaaatgtgtaaATGAGGATTCTGGCAGCTCGAATACGGTGTGGGGTGCATTTCCTTGGCatgatttacagtaccagtcaacggtttagacacaccaactcattcaagggtttttctttatttctttatttacaaaattctacattgtagaataatagtgaagacatcaaaactgtgaaataacacacatggaatcatgtagtaaccaaaaaagtgtttaataaCAAATCAAAATCGatttaatattttagattcttcaaagtagtcaccctttgctttgatgacagcgttgcaccctcttggcattctctcaaccagcatcacctggaatgcttttccaacagtcttgaaggagttcccacatgctgagcacttgttggctgcttttcgttcactctgcggtccaaatcatcccaaaccatctcaattgggttgaggtcgagtgattgtggaggccaggtcatttgctgcagcactccatcactctccttcttggtcaaatagcccttacacactctgctggtgtgttgggtcattgtcccactaagcgtaaaccagatgggatggcgtatcgctgcagaatgctgtggtagccatgcttgttaagtgtgccctgaattctaaataaatcattgacagggtcaccagcaaagcaccatcacacctcctcctccatgcttcacagtgttgagatcatctgttcacctactctgcgtctcgcAGACATGGCGGTCGGAACCAAaaccaatttggactcatcagaccggacagatttccaccgttctaatgtccattactcgtgtttcttggcccaagcaagtctcttcttattattggtgtcttttagtagtatTTTCTgtcagcaattcaaccatgaaggcctgattcacacaatctcctctgaacagttgatgttgagatgtgtctggtactttaactctgtgaagcatttatttgggctgcaattaaTGAAACgggtaactctaataaacttatcctctgcagcagaggtaattcttGGTCTTCTGCCAGTTTCATCACTTTTGTATATGTGCAACTTTCAAAGtgcttgaaatgttccggattgactgaccttcatgtcttaaaataatgatggactgttttttctatttgcttatttgagttgctcttgccataatatggactttgtcttttaccaaatagggccttcttctgtataccacccgtaccttgtcacaacacaactgattggctcaaatgcattaaggaaagaaattccacaaatgacctttttacaaggcacacctgttaattgaaatgcattccaggtgactacctcatgacgctggttgatagaatgccaagagggtgcaaagctgtcatcaaggcaaagggtggctactttgaagaatctcaaatataaaatacatttttgatgtaacacttttttggttactccatgattccatgtgttatttcatagttgtgatgtcttcactattattttacaatgtagaaaatagtcaaaataaagaaaaacccttgaatgagtaggtgtggccaaactttgtggactggtactgtaggtccaCTCAACCCCTTAGAGGGCAAGTAACACCAATACACAGCCATTTTAAGTGATCACCTTCAACCTATAATGAATCATTTctatccacagggcacgagtgttcaattgtttgatgagcatgaaaacgatgtaaaccatatgccatgactgtctcagtcaccagatctcaacccaattgaacacatTTGGGAGAATCTGGAGTGGCGCctcagtgttttccaccaccaacaacaaaaaaacaccaaATAAAGGactttctcatggaagaatggtgtcacatccctccaatagtgTTCTAGACacatgtagaatctatgccaaggcgcattgaagctgttctggcggctcatgacagccCAATGCACAGCAGGCAGGGGTCAAATAAATCAACACTGACATGACTTCAAATGAATGAGAGCCATCCAGGAGGCTGGGGAGAGTAGAGCAACACAGCAGCACGCTAATATCAACTTAAATTGGGGGCAACGAGGTAGAAGTTtgactttttttgtttgttagggtGGATGAGAGTTCAGATTTCAATTCGATTAGCAGTTTTCTACTGATATTCGTGAAAAAGCAAGAGAGTTGAACAGTTCCACCATTTACAAAGTCAGCTGGTAGCAAATCACTGTGATAATGAGGAGAGTATGGCTATCATATGACCAGTGTGGCTAATGGAGGACGAGTAGTTGAGTTACACTAGGTAACAGACAGTGCTTCACTTAACTGAGTTAAGCGAGGTGGTGAATGGTTGCATAAAGTTACATAAAGGTAAACCTGGCTGGACCAGACTTGTATCACAGTAGTGGTGCTGACACACAGGTGAGAGCTAAACCACATCAAGTTAGTCAAAATTAATAGAAGTACATTGAAATATGTACATGAAATATACACAAACCAGCCAGCGCACATATTGcctgtatattttattttatgtacatgtaaaaaaaaataaaaaaataaactgaaaaTAGCCAATAACATTGACCAATGTGGGCAACAGCAGACAGCCATGTAGCTCACCAAATACAGGAACTTCCTGACATCTGCTTCCATCTTAATCATAAACCAGGTGAAAGGGGGAGCTAGGCACTCTCCTTCCCCATTCTTCCTAAAGAGTCAATCAAAACAAAAGGGAATCAAAACGGAACACAAATGCGACAGGAGCTCTGGGTAGTGTTCATTAGGGCTTGCAACAGAAAACTAAAATAAGGGATTTctattggacaagtccaggtagttCTTGCCTGTTTTCTTGTTTAGTGCCTACTGAACAACCCATGGTTCCTGCggtccctcccttccccctactTTCCAACAGTGCTGCTTTCAACTCCAAGGTCAATAAAGGTTGATCCtgcagtctctccctctccggaCTGCAATCTGCAACCAGTATTGAGCATACAGAGTAGCCAACCATCTCCCCCCCACCCTTCACCAGCACACTCAAAGAGTTGAATTCACAGTATTCTTACAGCATTTTCAGGTGAATATAAAGCTTTAATTAATGGATAGGGTTTGACATTTGATCATCTCCTCCAGTGGAAACATTTGATGGAGCTGGGGCGAGTTGAAAGAATGTACATATACACACCCGAGACATAAATGCAAGAATACAGTGTACACAACCACCCCTGAAAAGGATCAATCGCTGGTGTCCCaaaacattaaaataaaaaataaactattcTCCAAGGCCATGGATAGTCAACCGTGATATGAACTCCCACTGCCTGGCAGTGCTGTAACTCCAGTTAGTGAAAGGACAATGAGCTTACAGCAGGCCACCAAGGTACAGATAAAGTGCTTTTTCTTTACATGACACATTAAATAATGAAAGTGAGTAGAAATTAACTTTGGGGATCTCTCAACAACGACCAATACATACCACACTTCTAAAAGGTATTCAAACCAAAATGGAAGAGACAAATTTGAAAAAAGTATAAATAACATTACATCGACATATCCAACTAGCAATGCTGAAGAAGGCTACAAGGATGAATCACTGTATAATAGAATAAACTACAGTACTATCTCTAGATGGAACAGTTTCACATTCTCATATTTGGAAAGTAAAAGAACTTAGTGTACGACTTTTCACCAGAAATGCAAATATACATTTCCTGGTCTGTTCGGGAAGAAAGTGGGTGGGCTTCCAATGAGGATGGCACTGGGATTGAACAGACCTGACGAGGCCCTCTGACTGGTTGTCGTTGAACCACTTCACGACCAATCGGTCGAGAGGACGTTCACAAAAGCAGCAGCATGGAGATCTTAAGGAATTGTAGAAAGGTAAACTTAAATCGttatggataataaatggttacAGATAATAAATACATTCTGATTTGTAGTGTGTTGCTATTCAGTTTCTACTGATatggttaaaaataaaaaataattgaaGAATTGATCCTTGTAGTCCATGAGATGCCTCAAACTGGCATTTCTTGCTCCCTTATCCAGTCAACAACACTCCACCTGGGTGGCCATTTTCCTCCAGCCATGTGGGAGGGCGCTGTATAAATAGTGACCCTAGCAACTGCACACGCTTCCTTTCTCTCCTGGGGAGTCAGATTTCCGTGAAGCCTTTGAAAGGAGACTATTATTCAGTCTTCAgactctacagagagagagacagatgggagagagagcaaaTAATGGTTAGGCAAATAATGGCAGTATGGTTTCCAATGGAGGGACATTCTAACTCCAGGCCTAGACTTTGCACTGGAACAGTTATGCATGTTTACAGAAAACATGGATTCTCACTTGACCATTCAAGATATGCAACATTTCTAACTGAACCGTTTCAGAAGTCACTCttgagcagtggtggaaaaagtacccgattttcatacttgagtaaaagtaaaagataccttaaaagaaaatcACTTAAGTAAAAGCCaccaagtaaaatactacttgagtaaatgtatttGTTATTAAATGtaccaaaagtaaaagtataaatcatatccgtatatattaagcaaaccagtatcgattttcttgttttttattgtattttatttttgatagccaggggcacgctccaacactcacagacataatttacaaatgaagctgTTGTGTGTAGTGAGTTCGCCAGAACAGAACCagtgtcctgctaagcattcaaaatgtaacgggTTCTTTTGGGTGTCAAAAATgcaaggagtaaaaagtacattattttcttttggaatgtagtagaatagtcaaaaaatattaatagtaaagtaaagtacacataccacaaaaaaacaacttaagtaatacttaaaagtatttttacttaagtactttacaccactgctcaaGTAATGAACAATGTATTCCAGACACTTTACAGCCAGATCTCTGGACAGCTGACGTGGCAAAACTATTTATGAGTTACAGAAAGAATGGCATTCTCAAAAAGAGTCTGGTGTGCATTATGAACATGGTACACCTGTACTGAACTTTCACCACGGCAAACAGTGGCCCTGGGAGCTGTCTGGCAGTGTCATATCACCCTAAGACAATATTTAACCTAGGTGTAGGTGAACGGCCTGGTTCTTGGCTACATGGGATCTGATTCCACACACCTATCAACAAAAGAATACCAAGGGAACAAGGGCTTGTGCTTTCGATCTATATGATCAGGCCTAATGTTTTATGACAACTATTGCTAGGCAGACTGAGACCAAATCATAAGTCCCTGGGTTCAGTCAACCAAAATGATTCAATTAAGAGTATTTTACCATACAAGGGTGAGGTGAGCAACAACTTAGTTTAGGCATTCAAAAGAGAGGATGTATTCTGCGTGAAGATTTGAAtgagctcagagcccaaaccattGTCCAGCATGTAGCATTAAACCAAGGTACTGGACTACTGTATATTTAGTGATGAAACTCAAATTGTCTGAGTGTTGTGGACTCACCTACGTTTCGCAGTGAGAGGTGAGTAGAGAGGTGATCTCAGGGCTCATGTGGCCCACGGCCTTGGCAGCTTCCACAATGGCTCGTCGGTACATCCCTTTCTTCTTGCGGTTGAACCGCGACCTGAAAAACTCCCGGAAGGGAGAGAGTTTGGCAACGGAGAGCTGGGAGGTAGTGGGTGAGCCAAACCAGGCCACCTTAGCCTCTGGCCACTGGGCTTCGCAGTTAACGGACTCCTCTTTGCGGCTGCCGCTGATGCTGAGCACCCTCGCCGGCCACCAGGGGAACCCATGGATCTTTCCCCACACCACGTCTCCCACGGCCACCGCATGGCCCTCCTCCGTCACACACTTGGTCATGCTGCGCGTGTGCAGGCGCACGGTGAGTGGCGGCACAGTCTTGCTGTCGTCTCGTGAGAGCGACGAGGAAGACACGGAGGAGATGTGCTCTCCGGGAGCCAGGTCGCACAGCTCCGGGGGCGTGCCGTCTGAGGTGAAGGATTTTGATTCGTCCAGGCTATCGGTGCTGCACACAGACAGGCTGGAGGAGTCCGCCTTCCTCTTGCGGAAGTTGATGAGCAGCGTAAGGTCACTGTGGCCTCGGTCGGCCTCCTCTCCAGAGCTCCCCGACCACAGCTCCATGGGAGTCTTCTCCTCAGAGTCCTCCGAGTGGGGCAGGGGACCAGGGACTGGCACCCTGGGGCCTTTCTTCCTCGACCCCTCTACCAGCTCCGCCTCGTACACCGTCAGGCTGTCCTCTCCGTCCCCCAGGGTCGTCACGCGGATCTTTGGGGAGGGGAGGTCTAGGCCGGCCGTTAGGGGCCTGGGGAGCTTGAGTTTGGGAATGGACACGGTCAGGCCCGTCCTGGTGGCGTCCAAGATGTGGCGCTGCTCctgagtctgggttagggtggtgggCTCAGGCACTTTGCCTTGGTGGTCTCTCAGGCCGTTCTGCATCAGCTGCTTGGGGCAGAAAGGCTTGACGGAGCCGTGGACCCGAGCTGGGATCTTCATGACCTCCACCTTAGCTTGCGGAGTGCTGTACGAAATCTTGATGACTGGGCTGTGGGGAATGATGTCTACTGCAGGGAACTTTGGATCATCATCCCTTTTGTCCTTCCGGAGCCGCTTGCCGTCGTAGCCAGTGGGGCCATTCTCCCGTCTCTTGTTGCTATCCTTGGTGGCGTCTGCGTCCTCTTTCCTGGCCAACTTGACGGACCCCTCGTCGCTGTAGAGCGCGTTCTCTTTCCTAGACGTCTTGGTGGTGGGCATCCCGTCTTTACTGTCTTCGTCACTGTTCAGCGTGTTCTTACACTTCTCGCACAACACCTGCCGGGGGCGGAGCCTGATGGTGCTCATGGTCATCTGCCCAGGCTCTCGGGTCCGCCTCTTCTTCCTCTTGATTGTTCGCGGTGGTGGCTGGGGTACCCATTGACCATAGCTGTGGCGGACCCATATGGGTGGAGGGAAGGGAGCACCTTCAAAATAAGGAGGGTATGGAGCCTGCCCGGCATGCACTGGTGTGGGCAGAGGGGCAGGGAGATGGGCACCTGGTGGATCATTCTCAGGGAGCGTGTTTTCATCCTTTGGTCTATGATGTGAAGACTGGCTGGGAAGTTTAGTAACTGGCTCCTCTGTCAGGACTTCAGGGATTTCACAACCAGGTTTGAATGCAGGGCATTTCACTGGCTTTGTTGTGACATCTGGTAGGCAGAAAAGCCCAGTCCTATAAGAAAACAGTGAAAATAAATACTTTAGTATGTTTTGTAGCTTCTGAGTGTTTGCATCCAATCGTGATAAAGTCAAATTGTTTGCACTCAACATTCACATTGTGAAATAAAGCAGGAATGTCAACTCCTCACTGAGTTCCTGTTCAAGAACATTAACTCAACAAAATCTATGCACAACAGATGCACTCCTTTGACCCTGTCGGAGCACTTATGAAAGCCCTTATGGTTGCAACACTTCAGTTTGTATAGAAGACACAAATCAGACAACAGATGCTAATTGCTACTTACAACAGATGTTAATGCTGTGAACAAGCTAATTTACAAAACCCACTTCCATTTTCCTAATCAGTGTAGTTCATATCCCAATTACTTCAATACTATAAAAAAGGCAACATCAAAAAAGATTTTCCTTTGTTAGAACATTGCACTTTCTACTGGATTGGGGGTTGGGAGACAGAAAGCAAGCAGGTTGTTGTCTAGCTATCCTATAGCCTGCCCTCCAGCCGTGTGCTACAAACTGAAAGAGCTGGAGTGTGTTTTTGTCTGTAAATTCACATGTTCCTTTCCATTCCAGTGGACCTGCAAATGTAACACATCCAAGCCAGGATTCTCGAAGGAACTCTTTGAAAGGTAGCTGACAGTAGCAACATGGCTGTGCTCTGCTGTCAGAGACTGCAGACAAAGAGACTACAGGAAACCCAGGAGCCCCCCTCCACTCCATCTGACTGAACAAAAACAATCCCATGAATCACTCGGGACCAAGAGAGCCAGGGGATTCACTTGTTTCCATATCAGTGTCTGCTGGGAGCTTGTATGTTATGAGAATATTAATTAAAGCACATTTAGGAAGCCCGAAAGGCGTTTCCCCATGAGCAGCTATTGGCACCTTTCAATAAAGCGGCTCGGCGAGGCCCGTTTCCTGTGGTTTGGGGGAAGACCTTTAAAAAGGCCCTTATTGAGAAACAAAATCTCAGCCGTCGCGAAGGTTTAAACAGGAGGTACAGTCCTGGCCTAGGCTGTGTACAAGGTCATAGCGGGTAACCGGCCATGAGTCAAACACTTGCCATTTAATCTTGTATACATCATAACCAAATAAAGTGATCCTGCTAAAAAAAAGTTGACGACATGGAAACTAGAGACACAATGAAGGGAAATGCATTTTTATGAACCTAAAACGGATGAACTCGCATTTTGACACGACAAGGCGAAATAGGCCTGTATGCCAAACCACTGTTCTTTGTTTAAGCCACAGGGGAAGGTGAATCTCAGGACATTTGGAGTGATCGATCACATGAACATGTAGGCCTACTGACAGGAAAAGCCATTAAGAgtaaaaacaaataaacacagTAAAATATAAAAGGTGCACTCACTGAACTGTACTAGTGCAACACAAGGCCAGAACATGTGACTAGAGTCCTGGTGTGACACACTGCATGCCCCATATTAATACCAATCATTCAAAGAAAATGTTATACCTTAGGCTACCCATTGTTAACACCCTATACATAGGCCTAAATGTGATTTCTAGCCAACATTGTCTACTCTAGTTCACCCTTTTGTCAAGCACAAAGTAGGCCTACAGCCTAGTTTTACTGGTGTCTGTAACCTCCTTGGTAACTCAACGAGTGCCATCTTTAACAGCTGTATAATCTCTTATTTTTTGTTTCAGGTCAATCATttataacaaaaatatataattaattGTATCATTATAAAGGGTAGAATTCTATGACTGTGAGTTTCAACCTAGGCCAACAGTAAAAGCACCAGAAGTCGCCTAAATGATTAATGGTGTTTATGCCCATCACTTTACACAGGCCTAGCTATTAAAACATGATGTAGGTAGATCGATGAATTATAAGAATGCATATACAAAAGTGTAATATGAGAAAGGGTGTTTCAGCAAGGCCTGTCATAGTTGGATACATTGTAGCCAGTCTAAATCTAGACAACAGTAAACTGGCTTGATAGCTAAGCTAACAATGAGGTATGAAGGTACCCACAAATATATGTataactaacccctgtctgtggTACCCACGTAGGCATAATTTTTCTTGAAATGCCCATCGCATGTTgctttcagtttttattttatttactttatcCAAGTTTCATAGTAATGATACACGTGTTTATATGCTATTAATACATGTTGGCTGTAAAAGTGAGCAAAACAaatagttaacgttagctggctaactagctagctaaatcgCCTTGGAGTCTTTTGTATGAAGGCCCGtgtagctacctagctagtttagccagctaacgttagctagataatTACTTTGTGATAAATGTATCAAATTATTCGAAAAAAATAACTTACTTTTTGTTGCAATCGAGTAATATCCCCATGTAGCTCCTTTCTTGATAGGTTAGCGTAACCACTAGTGTATCGTTAACTATTTGATCGATAGTAACAGGAATCTGAGAGCCGGCCCGCAGCTCGTCGGCCACAGCCTCCATATTTTCCGGCGTGAGATGTCCGGCTTGGCGGTACTCGATCGCGGCCGCGGGAGCCACGATCGCCTCGGTTAAAGATGCTACTCCCCTTCTACTTTCGAGCACGGGAGGCTACACCAGGGCACGAAATGATCAACCCCCACATAGTCAATTACAACAGTTCTGCCACTGATGACATCACAcaagaagaacagaggagagaaacctTTTTAAATTGCCTCTCTGTCTTGCTTGAAATTATACCATTTGGCTTTCAGTTAATTAA is a genomic window containing:
- the LOC124038151 gene encoding PWWP domain-containing protein 2B-like; this translates as MEAVADELRAGSQIPVTIDQIVNDTLVVTLTYQERSYMGILLDCNKKTGLFCLPDVTTKPVKCPAFKPGCEIPEVLTEEPVTKLPSQSSHHRPKDENTLPENDPPGAHLPAPLPTPVHAGQAPYPPYFEGAPFPPPIWVRHSYGQWVPQPPPRTIKRKKRRTREPGQMTMSTIRLRPRQVLCEKCKNTLNSDEDSKDGMPTTKTSRKENALYSDEGSVKLARKEDADATKDSNKRRENGPTGYDGKRLRKDKRDDDPKFPAVDIIPHSPVIKISYSTPQAKVEVMKIPARVHGSVKPFCPKQLMQNGLRDHQGKVPEPTTLTQTQEQRHILDATRTGLTVSIPKLKLPRPLTAGLDLPSPKIRVTTLGDGEDSLTVYEAELVEGSRKKGPRVPVPGPLPHSEDSEEKTPMELWSGSSGEEADRGHSDLTLLINFRKRKADSSSLSVCSTDSLDESKSFTSDGTPPELCDLAPGEHISSVSSSSLSRDDSKTVPPLTVRLHTRSMTKCVTEEGHAVAVGDVVWGKIHGFPWWPARVLSISGSRKEESVNCEAQWPEAKVAWFGSPTTSQLSVAKLSPFREFFRSRFNRKKKGMYRRAIVEAAKAVGHMSPEITSLLTSHCETV